Proteins encoded in a region of the Augochlora pura isolate Apur16 chromosome 4, APUR_v2.2.1, whole genome shotgun sequence genome:
- the H gene encoding transcriptional corepressor hairless produces the protein MREKSAECHAHAGHVRGTTEMCSRDPSALHSTLTKANGKNSSPQPTHHSETRIDNNLLPTPGGRLKFFKDGKFILELSHRRDGERTTWFPVPKKTFWPPASTTPNRQESSTSLSVSDDNSSVQSSPWQRDHCWKQANPRRRISTEFNFYYYRNPRNRLCAHPCLIARKRRRPLDPTSHLLPESVTNYTKPVRKANGTPTGKVLNIIIDKLSRLLDPNVVSPRKRILRELERVSLEDQASKRRATPQPVCTTSAPTPSPKQLSSYSITSILGEDKPSHEQGFLRNLLKPDDRQTVKYSSSNSYPRVRVDPYIGTTNTPPQHPLYSVPMLPPGPYRAPLWMHYPSPVHYPPPMPLYAPPPPHPSSPPVHHYKDYREQTLTPPSDMPLNLSKHAG, from the exons ATGCGTGAGAAGTCAGCAGAATGTCATGCTCACGCAGGTCACGTGAGAGGCACAACAGAAATGTGCTCACGTGATCCTTCTGCATTACACTCAACCCTTACCAAGGCAAATGGTAAAAATTCAAGCCCACAGCCCACTCATCACTCGGAAACACGCATCGATAACAATTTACTTCCAACTCCTGGTGGAcgattaaaattcttcaaagatggaaaatttattttagaactgTCCCATCGTAGAGATGGGGAAAGAACTACATGGTTTCCAGTCCcgaaaaaaacattttggCCACCAGCTAGCACAACTCCAAATAGGCAGGAAAGTTCTACTTCTCTTAGTg TCTCTGATGACAACTCATCAGTACAATCAAGTCCTTGGCAAAGGGATCACTGTTGGAAGCAAGCAAACCCAAGACGTCGAATATCCACagagtttaatttttattactatagaaatccaAGAAACCGCCTGTGTGCACATCCTTGCCTAATAGCAAGAAAGCGTAGACGTCCATTAGATCCTACTTCTCACCTACTTCCAGAATCAGTAACAAATTACACTAAGCCAGTTCGAAAGGCGAATGGTACACCAACTGgaaaagttttaaatataattatcgacAAACTATCGCGCCTTCTAGATCCTAATGTTGTTTCACCTCGCAAACGCATTCTGCGCGAATTGGAAAGAGTGTCATTAGAAGATCAAGCATCTAAAAGACGCGCGACACCACAGCCTGTTTGTACAACGAGTGCTCCCACTCCATCACCGAAACAATTATCGTCGTACAGCATAACAAGTATCTTGGGGGAAGATAAGCCAAGTCATGAGCAAGGCTTTctaagaaatttgttgaagCCAGATGATAGACAAACTGTGAAATACTCATCGAGTAACTCGTATCCTAGGGTGCGGGTAGATCCGTACATTGGTACTACAAATACACCTCCTCAACATCCACTGTACAGTGTGCCAATGTTACCTCCTGGACCATATAGAGCACCTTTATGGATGCATTATCCATCACCCGTCCATTATCCACCTCCTATGCCATTGTAtgcaccaccaccacctcaTCCTTCATCTCCTCCAGTTCATCATTACAAAGACTACAGGGAACAAACTCTTACACCTCCTTCAG ATATGCCTCTAAATCTGTCGAAGCATGCGGGTTGA
- the LOC144468396 gene encoding uncharacterized protein LOC144468396, with amino-acid sequence MKLIEEYQELIERDATEISWLWKLLQAFCYITSAVTGFVCSILFYVKWHYAFNDNCPLWANSVRMIFMESELYEPFDEDNRNLINTDWIDQIVTHYDYNYICKIYFITCFSSCIFGIIWSIMFLICGKGGYDVSSIYEAPWSIVFPATIFNMIFALITTYAVINLVEGYLIFSKSLKRVYIAISITDKIPKLVSECDIIHKYLQHNIHDYDLCKLFSWLQVTSRSFLYNDVELVRGIGDINF; translated from the exons ATGAAACTAATAGAAGAATATCAGGAACTTATCGAACGTGATGCAACTGAAATTTCTTGGTTATGGAAACTCTTGCAAGCGTTTTGTTACATTACAAGCGCGGTCACTGGATTCGTTTGCAGTATATTATTCTACGTAAAATGG cattATGCCTTTAATGATAACTGTCCACTTTGGGCAAATTCCGTTCGTATGATCTTTATGGAATCAGAATTGTATGAACCATTTGATGAGGACAACAGGAATTTGATTAATACAGATTGGATTGATCAAATTGTGACCCATTATGATTACAactatatatgtaaaatatattttataacttgtTTCTCGTCCTGCATATTTGGAATTATATGGTCcattatgtttttaatatgtGGAAAAGGTGGATATGATGTATCATCAAT ATATGAAGCTCCATGGAGTATTGTGTTTCCTGCAACAATCTTTAATATGatatttgcattaattacaACATATGCTGTTATAAACCTGGTGgaaggatatttaatattcagtaaGAGCTTAAAAAGAGTTTACATTGCAATAAGCATTACTGATAAAATACCGAAGCTTGTAAG cGAATGTGATATTATAcacaaatatttacaacacAACATCCATGACTATGATCTATGTAAATTATTCTCTTGGCTGCAGGTTACGTCtc GTTCTTTCCTATATAATGATGTGGAGTTGGTTAGGGGGATTggtgatattaatttttag
- the LOC144468652 gene encoding MAD2L1-binding protein produces MEINVKLDEPLTSDICVKLVIELLKYILYQKQQIPFTYDSLTQLQINMKPTDRNSSAIKALLKSMKDTSEQLSSQFQLNNCKIKGIAILIGATIMSPKLQIRLELPLDVLNSQQHYEHKHVSRKPLLNLMRSMLECSDFQDAISTPMSLTNTFVLIEKSDRNSVSEFFLPKPSYALPVKKVNCFTFKLSNNNHINMDCNCIHVLKIYNDLPSDSNSKEDSNIEFLKNLNENIENMPFQWYQSREIIKGFKFVRKP; encoded by the exons atggaaattaatgtaaaattggACGAACCTCTGACAAGTGATATTTGTGTAAAACTAGTGATTGAACttctaaaatacattttatatcaGAAGCAACAAATACCGTTTACATACGATTCCTTGACTcaattgcaaattaatatGAAACCAACAGATAGAAATTCATCTGCTATAAAAGCATTATTGAAGTCTATGAAAGACACATCAGAACAATTGAGCTCACAATTTCAGCTTAATAACTGCAAAATTAAAGGAATTGCTATACTCATTGGTGCCACCATAATGTCACCAAAGCTGCAAATTAGATTAGAATTACCATTGGATGTTCTCAATAGCCAGCAGCATTATGAACATAAACATGTATCTAGGAAAcctttattaaatctaatgAG gtCCATGTTAGAGTGTTCAGACTTTCAAGATGCAATATCTACACCAATGAGTCTCACAAATACATTTGTGTTAATAGAAAAAAGTGATAGAAACTCagtttctgaatttttcttaCCAAAACCAAGCTATGCACTTCCAGtaaaaaaagttaattgttttacatttaaattgaGCAATAATAATCACATAAATATGGATTGCAACTGTATTCATGtattaaagatttataatGACCTGCCATCTGATTCTAACAGTAAGGAAGATAGTAAcatagaatttttgaaaaatttaaatgagaacattgaaaatatGCCTTTTCAATGGTATCAAtctagagaaataattaaaggatTTAAATTTGTAAGAAAACCATAA
- the LOC144468416 gene encoding eukaryotic initiation factor 4A-III, translating to MAEIKSRRVAQTEDLSNVEFETSEDVEVIPTFDNMGLRDELLRGIYAYGFEKPSAIQQRSIKPIMKGRDVIAQAQSGTGKTATFSIAILQSLDTQVRETQVLVLSPTRELATQIQKVILALGDFMNVQCHACIGGTNLGEDIRKLDYGQHVVSGTPGRVFDMIKRRVLRTRAIKMLVLDESDEMLNKGFKEQIYDVYRYLPPATQVVLVSATLPHEILEMTSKFMTDPVRILVKRDELTLEGIKQFFVAVEREEWKFDTLCDLYDTLTITQAVIFCNTKRKVDWLTEKMREANFTVCSMHGDMPQKERDNIMKEFRSGQSRVLITTDVWARGIDVQQVSLVINYDLPNNRELYIHRIGRSGRFGRKGVSINFVKTDDIRILRDIEQYYSTQIDEMPMNVADLI from the exons ATGGCGGAAATAAAGTCACGTCGCGTCGCACAGACAGAAGATTTATCAAATGTTGAGTTTGAAACCAGTGAAGATGTGGAGGTCATTCCCACATTTGATAATATGGGACTCAGAGATGAGTTATTACGAGGAATCTACGCCTACG GTTTTGAGAAACCTTCTGCTATTCAGCAAAGGTCCATCAAACCCATAATGAAAGGACGAGACGTAATTGCACAAGCCCAATCTGGTACAGGAAAAACagcaacattttcaattgCTATATTGCAGTCTTTAGATACACAAGTTAGAGAAACACAAGTATTGGTTCTTTCTCCTACAAGAGAATTGGCAACACAAATACAAAAGGTTATCCTGGCTTTGGGAGATTTTATGAATGTACAGTGTCATGCATGCATTGGAGGTACCAATCTAGGAGaagatattagaaaattagatTATGGACAACATGTTGTATCTGGAACACCTGGCAGAGTATTTG ATATGATTAAAAGACGAGTTCTCAGGACAAGAGCAATTAAGATGCTAGTCCTTGATGAATCAGatgaaatgttaaataaaggtttcaaagaacaaatttatgatgtatatagatatttacCACCTGCAACACAAGTAGTATTAGTATCTGCCACATTACCAcatgaaattcttgaaatGACCAGTAAATTTATGACAGATCCAGTTCGTATTTTAGTCAAACG TGATGAATTGACATTGGAAGGAATAAAGCAGTTCTTTGTTGCTGTTGAAAGAGAAGAATGGAAATTTGATACATTATGTGATTTGTATGATACACTGACAATAACACAAGCTGTAATTTTTTGTAACACCAAACGTAAAGTAGATTGGTTGACAGAAAAAATGAGAGAAGCCAATTTTACAGTCTGCTCAATGCATGGTGATATGCCTCAGAAGGAAAGAGACAACATTATGAAGGAATTCAGATCTGGTCAAAG TCGTGTCCTAATAACAACCGATGTCTGGGCAAGAGGAATAGATGTACAACAAGTATCACTTGTAATCAATTATGACTTACCCAACAATCGTGAGTTATACATTCATAGAATAGGTCGTTCAGGTCGTTTTGGCAGAAAGGgtgtttctataaattttgttaaaactgACGACATCAGGATTCTGCGAGatattgaacaatattattcCACACAAATTGATGAGATGCCGATGAATGTAGcggatttaatataa
- the Bili gene encoding FERM domain-containing protein 8 Bili isoform X2 — MEAQEDCTVRRGQPIRRYQNDYKPEGHTSTLMGNQPQYLNVGRPTVRIAVYLMTGMFLTMDIEQNFTAQQILAIIQSEGELGLTRASLLTGQTVFALWLCSSSLEVQLRPNHKPIELAAKWNRLVRKYSSQNEECDEEPLLFLRRNVFLSRADEEQIKEAKVLELLYAEARNNVLQGRYPCEGQARYASLGALQARIELGPYNPQTHTLAFFRRHRGRFLPHHYTSPSLLLGLGLGLGLVGGKGAPEARLLEQYKRIPNHTGTNANSRKLIRKYLEFCWSLPCYGAAFFQGQIERPVRGLASWITNRDMQVLIAINSSGVYIVDDMQCSLLLGLRYSELSWEMAKPSDEGNLDCLPCLFLQFPVRENGARVYKILQVFSRQAIMMDTLISGFAEEHRRHGANGDVAHVDRLTDHSIGTNTGSFTNKLSKFTLATFDDEGRCIGQMGSWSFQ; from the exons atggaaGCACAAGAGGATTGCACTGTTCGAAGAGGACAACCAATTCGTCGTTATCAAAATGATTATAAACCAGAAGGGCATACATCAACCT TGATGGGTAATCAACCTCAGTATTTGAATGTAGGTAGACCAACTGTTCGAATAGCTGTATACTTGATGACTGGAATGTTTTTAACAATGGacattgaacaaaattttactgcACAACAAATTCTGGCAATAATACAATCCGAAGGAGAACTAGGATTAACTAGAGCTTCACTGCTTACTGGCCAAACAGTGTTTGCTTTGTGGCTTTGTTCTTCCAGTTTAGAAGTTCAACTACGACCAAATCACAAACCGATAGAACTAGCTGCAAAATGGAATCGTTTAGTAAGAAAATACAGTTCGCAAAATGAGGAGTGTGATGAGGAacctttattatttcttcgaagGAATGTATTCCTTTCTAGGGCAGATgaagaacaaataaaagaagCTAAAGTATTGGAATTATTGTATGCAGAAGCTAGAAATAATGTACTACAAG GACGATATCCATGTGAAGGACAAGCCCGATATGCAAGTTTGGGTGCCTTGCAAGCCCGTATTGAGTTAGGCCCATATAACCCACAAACTCATACATTAGCATTTTTCAGACGGCATCGTGGTAGATTCCTACCTCACCATTATACTTCTCCTAGCTTATTATTAGGATTAGGTCTTGGATTAGGATTAGTGGGAGGAAAAGGAGCACCAGAGGCACGACTGCTTGAACAGTACAAGCGAATACCTAATCATACAGGGACTAATGCAAATTCAAGAAAGCttatcagaaaatatttagagtTCTGTTGGAGTTTACCATGTTATGGTGCAGCGTTTTTTCAAGGACAAATTGAGCGCCCTGTGAGAGGTTTAGCGTCATGGATCACAAATCGCGATATGCAAGTTCTTATAGCTATTAATTCATCAGGAGTGTACATTGTGGATGATATGCAATGT AGCTTGTTATTGGGCCTGAGATATTCAGAACTTAGTTGGGAAATGGCGAAGCCTTCTGACGAAGGTAACTTGGACTGCCTGCCTTGTCTATTTCTACAGTTTCCAGTACGAGAGAATGGAGCAcgtgtttataaaattctacaagTATTCTCGAGACAA gcAATAATGATGGATACATTAATATCTGGATTTGCTGAGGAACACCGCCGGCACGGTGCTAATGGAGACGTTGCACATGTTGATCGTTTAACTGATCATTCGATAGGTACAAATACAGGCAGCTTCACAAACAAACTTAGCAAATTTACATTGGCCACCTTCGACGACGAAG GCCGTTGTATTGGACAAATGGGTTCTTGgtcttttcaataa
- the Bili gene encoding FERM domain-containing protein 8 Bili isoform X1, whose protein sequence is MEAQEDCTVRRGQPIRRYQNDYKPEGHTSTSVMGNQPQYLNVGRPTVRIAVYLMTGMFLTMDIEQNFTAQQILAIIQSEGELGLTRASLLTGQTVFALWLCSSSLEVQLRPNHKPIELAAKWNRLVRKYSSQNEECDEEPLLFLRRNVFLSRADEEQIKEAKVLELLYAEARNNVLQGRYPCEGQARYASLGALQARIELGPYNPQTHTLAFFRRHRGRFLPHHYTSPSLLLGLGLGLGLVGGKGAPEARLLEQYKRIPNHTGTNANSRKLIRKYLEFCWSLPCYGAAFFQGQIERPVRGLASWITNRDMQVLIAINSSGVYIVDDMQCSLLLGLRYSELSWEMAKPSDEGNLDCLPCLFLQFPVRENGARVYKILQVFSRQAIMMDTLISGFAEEHRRHGANGDVAHVDRLTDHSIGTNTGSFTNKLSKFTLATFDDEGRCIGQMGSWSFQ, encoded by the exons atggaaGCACAAGAGGATTGCACTGTTCGAAGAGGACAACCAATTCGTCGTTATCAAAATGATTATAAACCAGAAGGGCATACATCAACCT CAGTGATGGGTAATCAACCTCAGTATTTGAATGTAGGTAGACCAACTGTTCGAATAGCTGTATACTTGATGACTGGAATGTTTTTAACAATGGacattgaacaaaattttactgcACAACAAATTCTGGCAATAATACAATCCGAAGGAGAACTAGGATTAACTAGAGCTTCACTGCTTACTGGCCAAACAGTGTTTGCTTTGTGGCTTTGTTCTTCCAGTTTAGAAGTTCAACTACGACCAAATCACAAACCGATAGAACTAGCTGCAAAATGGAATCGTTTAGTAAGAAAATACAGTTCGCAAAATGAGGAGTGTGATGAGGAacctttattatttcttcgaagGAATGTATTCCTTTCTAGGGCAGATgaagaacaaataaaagaagCTAAAGTATTGGAATTATTGTATGCAGAAGCTAGAAATAATGTACTACAAG GACGATATCCATGTGAAGGACAAGCCCGATATGCAAGTTTGGGTGCCTTGCAAGCCCGTATTGAGTTAGGCCCATATAACCCACAAACTCATACATTAGCATTTTTCAGACGGCATCGTGGTAGATTCCTACCTCACCATTATACTTCTCCTAGCTTATTATTAGGATTAGGTCTTGGATTAGGATTAGTGGGAGGAAAAGGAGCACCAGAGGCACGACTGCTTGAACAGTACAAGCGAATACCTAATCATACAGGGACTAATGCAAATTCAAGAAAGCttatcagaaaatatttagagtTCTGTTGGAGTTTACCATGTTATGGTGCAGCGTTTTTTCAAGGACAAATTGAGCGCCCTGTGAGAGGTTTAGCGTCATGGATCACAAATCGCGATATGCAAGTTCTTATAGCTATTAATTCATCAGGAGTGTACATTGTGGATGATATGCAATGT AGCTTGTTATTGGGCCTGAGATATTCAGAACTTAGTTGGGAAATGGCGAAGCCTTCTGACGAAGGTAACTTGGACTGCCTGCCTTGTCTATTTCTACAGTTTCCAGTACGAGAGAATGGAGCAcgtgtttataaaattctacaagTATTCTCGAGACAA gcAATAATGATGGATACATTAATATCTGGATTTGCTGAGGAACACCGCCGGCACGGTGCTAATGGAGACGTTGCACATGTTGATCGTTTAACTGATCATTCGATAGGTACAAATACAGGCAGCTTCACAAACAAACTTAGCAAATTTACATTGGCCACCTTCGACGACGAAG GCCGTTGTATTGGACAAATGGGTTCTTGgtcttttcaataa
- the LOC144468413 gene encoding dynein regulatory complex subunit 7 — MQQFQKGNCFEYATFLTSLLLGQGYNAFVVSGYASREQTMCDLTRTPYPCARQPETPALRSTVQVEVSKYALKPAIEYESEFLAELEEEEQRRLQEKLKQEEEEQQRLIEELEQPLPDKYYGHRIHAWVVILPELGGLRDQEFSGPLFIEPTTGVSYNPTYDNTYGLYLGVESIWNDQNYWVNLQPFSQLCSDIVWDLTKLELWEHVLPGEPSTMRGIGEAIDEDTAILQEKHLDMPISYVQEIQISDEEFEKRYPNGRKTMFYKKTKVELYTPYLQLDGLIQKITKYSDYSYLNCIETQEIYANRSDNLVESKKDLTNDSVIDFYQRGRPDQCKEHRYFLNNPNTVDAERILEFYYVARLDGLSHLEMHPAYVKQYFIDRDDFLHYRYAAFSPEKSIQNPEDIHYRHISKIVEEFHRNETIRGNKNIATREFAIDENEIRLLYHYETGQYSRATRMFIKPPLAERGDRLKLKSNMTQGYNPSNEPEKTFELFCELDTQLKEEDQSIMAIRGAEVEMFNFLKIREDEYLSPKLLVSIFSRTRDEESMSEIMDWSLVQTEKSSMVTVDYLKPFLARLGNPEELPKQEAQSLQLQCLNDYKQVLVRRANKILQKFEECSQKVTGLQQKLLFQGEELTHEEEEEILNEMNKINFDMIALETQLTRHKNLVPEKYKMLVDHLKQSTHLAILRGTYFAV; from the exons ATGCAGCAATTCCAAAAAGGTAATTGCTTCGAATATGCAACATTTTTGACAAGTTTACTACTGGGCCAGGGATATAATGCATTCGTGGTAAGTGGCTACGCATCCAGGGAGCAAACTATGTGTGATTTGACACGAACTCCATACCCCTGTGCGCGACAACCAGAAACGCCAGCACTTCGATCGACAGTACAAGTTGAAGTTTCGAAATATGCTTTAAAGCCCGCAATAGAATATGAAAGTGAATTTTTAGCAGAATTGGAGGAGGAAGAACAAAGACGgttgcaagaaaaattaaaacaagagGAAGAGGAGCAACAAAGACTAATCgag gAACTGGAACAACCTCTACCAGATAAATATTATGGACACAGAATACATGCTTGGGTTGTAATTTTACCAGAGTTAGGGGGACTAAGAGACCAAGAGTTTTCTGGACCGCTTTTCATTGAACCCACCACTGGTGTATCCTACAATCCAACATATGATAACACATATGGGCTATATTTGGGTGTAGAAAGTATATGGAATGATCAGAATTATTGGGTGAATTTGCAACCTTTTTCACAATTGTGCTCGGACATAGTATGGGATTTGACGAAGCTAGAACTATGGGAGCACGTACTTCCTGGAGAACCGTCTACGATGCGAGGAATAGGAGAGGCTATAGATGAAGATACGGCTATATTGCAAGAGAAACATCTAGATATGCCGATTTCCTATGTGCAAGAAATACAAATCAGTGACGAAG AATTTGAGAAACGATATCCAAATGGCAGAAAAacgatgttttataaaaaaacaaagGTTGAACTTTACACGCCATATTTACAATTAGACGGTTTGATACAAAAAATCACTAAATATAGTGACTATAGTTACCTAAATTGTATAGAGACTCAAGAAATTTACGCGAATAGATCAGATAATCTTgtagaaagtaaaaaagatCTGACAAACGATTCTGTGATTGATTTTTATCAGAGAGGTCGACCAGATCAATGCAAAg AACATCGCTACTTCTTAAATAATCCCAATACAGTAGACGCAGAAcgtattttagaattttactaTGTCGCACGGTTAGATGGACTGTCACATTTAGAAATGCACCCCGCTTACGTAAAGCAATATTTCATAGACCGGGACGATTTCCTACATTATAG ATATGCGGCATTTTCGCCAGAAAAAAGTATTCAGAATCCTGAGGACATCCATTACCGGCACATATCG aaaattgttgaggAATTTCACAGAAATGAAACGATCAGaggcaataaaaatatagcaacTCGTGAGTTTGCTATCGACGAAAATGAAATACGGCTCTTGTATCATTACGAAACTGGACAATATAGCAGAGCTACTAGAATGTTTATAAAACCGCCACTGGCGGAAAGAGGAGACcgactaaaattaaaatctaacATGACACAAGGATATAAT cCTTCGAATGAACCTGAAAAaactttcgaattattttgcGAACTTGACACGCAACTTAAAGAGGAAGATCAATCTATAATGGCTATCAGAGGTGCTGAAgttgaaatgtttaattttctaaaaatcagAGAAGACGAATATTTATCACCCAAGTTATTAGTATCTATATTCAGTAGGACCAGAGATGAAGAATCTATGTCTGAGATTATG GACTGGTCACTCGTGCAAACTGAAAAATCTTCAATGGTCACCGTGGATTATCTGAAACCATTTTTGGCGCGATTGGGAAATCCAGAAGAATTACCCAAACAAGAAGCACAATCGCTACAACTCCAATGTCTTAACGACTATAAACAAGTACTAGTGCGCAgggcaaacaaaattttacagaaattcgAAGAATGTTCCCAGAAAGTTACAGGCttacaacaaaaattactattcCAA GGCGAGGAATTAACCCatgaagaggaagaagaaatactaaatgaaatgaataaaattaatttcgacatGATAGCTTTAGAAACCCAGCTGACACGTCACAAAAATTTAGTTCccgaaaaatacaaaatgttgGTGGATCACTTAAAGCAAAGTACGCATCTAGCAATTCTCCGGGGCACATATTTTGCAGTATGA